In Palaemon carinicauda isolate YSFRI2023 chromosome 21, ASM3689809v2, whole genome shotgun sequence, the following proteins share a genomic window:
- the LOC137614790 gene encoding zinc finger BED domain-containing protein 5-like codes for MLGSKSGFQSRVKKLAPQAKGIHCMIHRYALASKTLPASLQEVLESVINIVNYIKTKALNTCLFKELCKDMNADHEILLFYTAVRWLSKGNVINRVFEMKDEIKLFLETQERRRSCYPLRR; via the coding sequence ATGCTGGGATCTAAATCAGGATTCCAATCAAGAgtaaagaagctagcacctcaaGCAAAGGGCATCCACTGCATGATTCACCGATATGCTCTCGCCAGTAAGACTCTCCCTGCTTCTCTGCAGGAAGTGCTTGAATCTGTAATCAATATTGTAAATTATATCAAGACTAAAGCGCTCAACACTTGCCTATTCAAAGAACTATGCAAAGACATGAATGCTGACCACGAAATCCTTCTCTTCTACACAGCAGTACGTTGGTTGTCGAAAGGAAACGTTATTAATCGTGTctttgaaatgaaagatgaaataaagctATTCCTGGAGACTCAAGAAAGGAGAAGATCTTGTTATCCACTTCGAAGATGA